In Symmachiella dynata, the following are encoded in one genomic region:
- a CDS encoding PVC-type heme-binding CxxCH protein, whose translation MIIRYATCLFFIIATQFLTCIAATAQEPEFDYNNVQAPPKPAPGWVKMIDQGTLNPELAGYHTPAGIKVEIVATEPEIVNPVGMRFGPDGTLYILEWVKGKSAEQTYYDVTLQDGTQLSILRMTKDVPDVLKTLKDTTGDGKYDAAQVVLDDLELSSSVAFHDGWTYLPSVGHVIRRKQSKADGPFDLQEEVLRGFCGFHHHQISGVTFGHDGGMYVTSGDNDNRGEGVDGTRVDVMRCGVVVRSTPDGRQLTEFARGFRNPYRDVVFDENFNMFHVDNDQEDGSKFMGVRIMHVVEGADYGWRLFPEVECCRSDFQRGAVNGELPGKLPSMIKTGRGAPAGLLHYTGTAFPEEFRGVFIYPDVYRKSVRGYFVEPQGATFRITKEFTLMQSDDDYFRPCQAAMGPDGAIYVLDWRTDSGGAGKLWGDGVHGRLYRLSWSGTDEMPAIPLQPADSWAKLATADDAQLVEILKNGDFEQRSRATDELVKRGKKHRATFLKILADEKAPIHAKLHALGGMQRFWNASVQTALVMALQNKDANIRRLAADGLGNHLRYAPEGKTPQFGYLPADTTVSRGLELQFRTETDLAVKRQTALALAKIYGARVAPLIANALYHEDANDVYYRDGLIRALEHTGRAGISKFTSWLQSDDPAARETAVRVFEALRTREAAHELAVAIEHSDKLTSEQRIRLFASYRNYQLNPPITGDAVANWLEQHPAAAVDETLAGLNAVSLVGGVAPERLQAMILKLINSDEADVRLTVMQSIRDLGLIAAIDALAANLKSEQTTLEEKREILKTFGALRANETIGLLVEWTEKEGPLRADALEALTEVDFRRALAVSSETIATTKDVAYQAAAIRVLGSTPERAKFAGTLYADRRLPVSLLPVVSEALRKHADKDPQVAAVLKRVLAGGLALSLDPQEVKRVEEMVATVGRPQNGMGVFLDKNKVSCVGCHTLEGVGGNTGPDLTKIWETHSIPKILESMIDPSKEIKEGYQKFIVETAQGRVHTGLKVLDNDQEVVIRDAQGKETRIAKTDIEFLEPDEKSLMPDNVIALLNYQEFIDLVAFLKDRDAQETLRTRNFHWWVAGLYPGELETAYPPEQNPDPQQPVNDAEGKPLQWKSTLVSASGLLDLGAIFGEQADVSAYALTYVHSPMDQDAVLSIGSNDQCRVWLNGELVHKQTAGRTARPDQDKVSIRLKQGWNPILAKIVNEGGAHQFYMKILGPRDIRFNREPKFPEPAAK comes from the coding sequence GTGATTATTCGCTACGCGACCTGCTTATTTTTTATTATTGCCACACAGTTTCTGACGTGCATAGCCGCGACCGCTCAAGAACCAGAATTTGACTACAACAATGTCCAAGCCCCGCCCAAACCGGCGCCGGGGTGGGTCAAGATGATTGATCAAGGGACATTGAATCCCGAATTGGCCGGCTATCATACGCCAGCAGGCATCAAAGTCGAGATCGTGGCGACCGAACCGGAAATCGTCAATCCGGTCGGCATGCGATTCGGCCCGGACGGCACGCTCTACATCCTGGAATGGGTCAAAGGCAAGTCCGCCGAGCAAACTTACTACGATGTGACCCTCCAGGATGGCACGCAACTGAGCATTTTGCGGATGACTAAGGATGTGCCCGATGTCTTGAAAACGCTTAAAGACACAACCGGCGACGGCAAGTACGATGCAGCGCAGGTGGTTTTGGATGACCTCGAATTGTCTTCGTCGGTGGCCTTTCATGATGGCTGGACGTATCTGCCGTCGGTGGGGCACGTGATTCGTCGCAAGCAATCCAAAGCAGACGGGCCGTTTGATCTGCAAGAAGAAGTCCTCCGTGGGTTTTGCGGATTTCACCATCATCAAATCTCGGGCGTAACGTTTGGCCATGACGGGGGAATGTATGTCACCTCCGGCGACAACGACAATCGCGGCGAAGGGGTCGACGGCACACGCGTCGATGTCATGCGGTGCGGCGTGGTTGTCCGCAGCACACCGGATGGACGGCAGTTGACGGAATTTGCCCGCGGATTTCGCAATCCTTATCGCGACGTGGTCTTCGATGAAAACTTCAACATGTTCCATGTCGACAACGACCAGGAGGACGGGTCAAAGTTCATGGGCGTCCGCATCATGCATGTGGTGGAAGGGGCCGATTACGGATGGCGGTTGTTTCCCGAAGTCGAATGTTGTCGCAGCGACTTTCAACGTGGAGCCGTTAATGGCGAGTTACCCGGCAAGTTGCCTTCGATGATCAAAACCGGTCGCGGCGCGCCGGCGGGGCTGTTGCATTACACCGGCACGGCATTTCCTGAAGAGTTTCGCGGCGTATTCATTTATCCCGATGTCTATCGCAAATCGGTGCGTGGGTATTTCGTCGAACCACAGGGTGCGACGTTCCGCATTACAAAAGAATTCACGCTGATGCAGTCGGACGACGATTATTTCCGGCCCTGCCAAGCAGCGATGGGACCCGATGGCGCCATTTATGTGCTCGACTGGCGGACCGACTCCGGCGGTGCGGGCAAATTGTGGGGAGACGGCGTGCATGGGCGGTTGTATCGGCTGAGTTGGTCCGGCACCGACGAGATGCCGGCTATTCCACTTCAGCCAGCCGACAGTTGGGCCAAGCTGGCAACGGCCGATGATGCGCAGTTGGTCGAAATTCTCAAAAACGGCGACTTCGAACAACGCAGCCGCGCAACGGACGAACTTGTCAAACGCGGCAAAAAACACCGTGCGACGTTTTTGAAAATTCTTGCCGACGAAAAAGCACCGATCCATGCCAAACTGCACGCGTTGGGTGGCATGCAGCGATTCTGGAACGCGAGCGTACAAACCGCGCTGGTGATGGCGCTGCAGAATAAAGATGCAAACATCCGCCGGTTGGCGGCTGACGGATTGGGCAATCACTTGCGCTATGCCCCGGAGGGAAAAACGCCGCAATTCGGGTATTTGCCGGCCGATACGACCGTCTCCCGGGGGTTGGAATTACAATTCCGTACCGAGACCGATTTGGCGGTCAAACGTCAAACGGCACTGGCGCTGGCCAAAATCTACGGGGCCCGCGTCGCCCCGTTGATTGCCAACGCTTTGTATCACGAGGACGCAAACGATGTCTATTACCGTGACGGATTGATCCGCGCGTTGGAGCATACCGGGCGAGCGGGGATTTCAAAGTTCACCAGTTGGCTGCAGTCCGATGATCCAGCGGCACGAGAAACGGCCGTTCGCGTGTTCGAAGCATTACGGACTCGCGAGGCAGCCCATGAGTTGGCCGTCGCCATAGAACACTCCGATAAACTGACGAGTGAGCAACGCATCCGCCTGTTCGCATCCTACCGCAACTATCAACTCAATCCGCCCATCACCGGCGATGCGGTCGCCAACTGGTTGGAACAACATCCAGCGGCCGCCGTCGACGAAACGCTAGCGGGCCTCAATGCGGTGTCGCTAGTGGGGGGAGTCGCGCCGGAGCGGTTGCAGGCGATGATTCTCAAGTTAATCAACTCCGACGAAGCAGACGTGCGGCTGACGGTGATGCAAAGCATTCGTGATCTGGGACTAATCGCCGCCATCGATGCGCTGGCGGCCAATTTGAAGTCTGAACAAACAACACTAGAAGAAAAACGAGAAATCCTGAAAACCTTCGGCGCGCTGCGCGCCAATGAAACCATCGGCCTGCTGGTGGAATGGACCGAAAAAGAAGGTCCGCTTCGCGCTGATGCATTAGAGGCACTCACCGAGGTCGATTTCCGCCGCGCTTTGGCGGTCTCCAGTGAAACGATTGCCACCACCAAAGATGTGGCCTATCAAGCGGCCGCGATTCGTGTGTTGGGAAGTACCCCGGAACGGGCCAAGTTTGCCGGCACGCTGTATGCGGACCGCCGTCTGCCGGTCAGTTTGTTGCCGGTGGTCTCCGAAGCACTCCGCAAACATGCGGACAAGGACCCGCAAGTTGCCGCCGTCCTCAAACGCGTGCTTGCCGGCGGGTTGGCGTTGTCGTTGGATCCCCAGGAGGTCAAACGCGTCGAAGAAATGGTGGCCACTGTCGGCCGCCCGCAAAACGGTATGGGAGTATTTTTAGACAAAAATAAGGTCAGTTGCGTCGGTTGCCACACGTTGGAAGGGGTCGGCGGGAACACCGGGCCTGACCTGACAAAAATCTGGGAAACGCACTCGATCCCCAAAATTTTGGAATCGATGATCGACCCCTCCAAGGAAATCAAAGAGGGCTATCAAAAGTTCATCGTCGAAACAGCACAAGGCCGTGTGCATACCGGGTTAAAAGTGCTGGACAATGACCAAGAAGTCGTGATCCGCGATGCACAGGGCAAGGAGACGCGCATCGCCAAGACTGACATCGAGTTTCTCGAGCCGGATGAAAAAAGCTTGATGCCGGACAACGTGATCGCGCTGCTGAACTACCAAGAATTCATCGACCTCGTCGCATTTCTTAAGGATCGTGACGCCCAAGAAACATTGCGGACACGCAATTTTCATTGGTGGGTCGCCGGGTTGTATCCGGGCGAATTGGAAACGGCCTATCCGCCGGAGCAAAATCCCGATCCCCAGCAACCGGTGAACGATGCCGAAGGCAAACCGCTCCAATGGAAATCGACACTTGTCTCGGCCAGCGGCCTGTTGGATTTGGGCGCTATCTTTGGTGAGCAGGCAGACGTCTCGGCCTATGCGTTGACCTATGTGCATTCCCCGATGGATCAAGATGCGGTTCTCTCGATTGGATCGAATGACCAGTGCCGCGTTTGGCTCAACGGGGAATTGGTCCACAAGCAAACGGCCGGCCGCACGGCACGCCCCGATCAGGACAAAGTCAGCATTCGCCTCAAACAAGGTTGGAATCCGATCTTGGCGAAGATCGTCAACGAAGGCGGGGCGCATCAGTTCTATATGAAAATTCTCGGCCCCCGCGATATACGCTTCAACCGCGAACCCAAATTCCCGGAACCGGCAGCAAAGTGA
- a CDS encoding acyltransferase family protein, producing the protein MPAASPKAAAEQPSPRLMSLDALRGFDMFWIIGGAGFVEAVAAAMKPEWGEKVAFLTEHPEWNGYTAYDQIFPLFMFIVGVAMPFSLLRQRDAGIPPSKLYARVIRRGLLLVLFGAIFNGMLLLDFENQRYASVLGRIGLSYMFAAFIALNTNIRGQVIWIVGILIGYWAAMRFIPVPGFGAGDWTPGHTLSGYIDQKIMPGVLYKEVRDPEGLFSTIPAIATVLTGVLAGHWLKLSKKEGEQKTITLFAAGVACVALARLWNPWFPINKNLWTSSFVLYTTGWSCIALSISYLFVDVWGWKKLAFPFIVIGMNAITIYMVREFVDFPAIFELLFQRGQHKIHPAIWAGGEIFLVWLFLYVLYRNKIFLRL; encoded by the coding sequence ATGCCCGCTGCCTCCCCCAAAGCTGCTGCCGAACAACCCTCCCCGCGGCTGATGTCGCTCGATGCCCTGCGCGGTTTCGACATGTTTTGGATCATCGGCGGCGCGGGATTTGTCGAAGCCGTTGCCGCTGCCATGAAACCTGAATGGGGCGAAAAGGTAGCATTCCTCACGGAACATCCCGAGTGGAATGGGTATACCGCCTACGATCAGATCTTTCCGTTGTTCATGTTCATCGTCGGCGTCGCCATGCCCTTTTCGTTGCTACGGCAACGAGATGCGGGGATACCCCCATCCAAACTGTATGCCCGCGTGATTCGCCGTGGGCTGTTGCTGGTACTGTTCGGCGCAATTTTCAACGGCATGCTGCTGCTCGACTTTGAAAATCAACGCTATGCCAGCGTGCTGGGGCGCATTGGGCTGAGCTACATGTTCGCCGCATTCATTGCCCTGAACACCAATATTCGCGGCCAGGTGATTTGGATCGTTGGCATTTTGATCGGCTATTGGGCAGCGATGCGATTTATTCCCGTGCCTGGATTTGGTGCCGGAGACTGGACACCGGGGCACACTTTGAGCGGATACATCGATCAGAAGATCATGCCGGGCGTACTCTACAAAGAGGTCCGCGATCCGGAAGGTTTGTTCTCCACGATTCCGGCCATTGCCACCGTGCTCACTGGGGTCTTGGCGGGACATTGGTTGAAGTTGAGCAAAAAGGAAGGCGAACAAAAAACGATCACACTCTTCGCCGCCGGAGTCGCCTGTGTCGCCTTGGCTCGATTGTGGAACCCTTGGTTTCCAATCAACAAAAACTTGTGGACTAGTTCGTTCGTGTTATACACGACCGGTTGGAGTTGTATTGCTTTGTCGATTTCATATCTGTTCGTCGATGTTTGGGGCTGGAAAAAGTTGGCGTTTCCCTTCATCGTGATCGGCATGAACGCGATTACGATTTATATGGTCCGCGAATTCGTCGACTTCCCCGCCATCTTTGAGTTGCTCTTCCAGCGAGGCCAACACAAAATCCACCCCGCCATTTGGGCCGGCGGCGAAATCTTTCTGGTCTGGTTGTTTTTGTATGTGCTCTACCGCAACAAGATTTTCTTGCGATTGTAA
- a CDS encoding amidohydrolase family protein produces MSSTIIAGRFVNPEREWTGQIRLEGGTIVEVGEQLGSPDVEFGEDCYVFAGMGDIHIHARDDQSETQTYKEDFRTAAAAAVNGGVVQVADMPNNPVAPIDDASYRAKQQHLAARNVPIQVTLYAGIGPGTRPLSFAVPYKAYMGPSVGDLFFSTLADLDETLAHYRGQCVSFHCEDPELLEQHKSAATHEQRRPAECELSATRFALQMIEKYELRGKLCHYSVGEGLPLIRAARAKGLDVTCEVTPHHLYYDVSDLTDENRGWMQMNPPLRDIADRKAMLAALHDGTLDYLATDHAPHTLEENAAGISGQPHLDTYGEFVTWLMAEQGFTARQVAAFCAENPGRFVNPYTAPLKFGRIEPGYVASLTVLNLARPTTIRRENLKTKCGWSPFEGVTFPGSIEAVYIRGERHK; encoded by the coding sequence ATGTCATCTACCATCATCGCCGGTCGTTTTGTGAATCCCGAACGGGAATGGACCGGGCAAATCCGACTTGAAGGCGGCACGATTGTCGAAGTTGGCGAGCAACTCGGGTCGCCGGATGTGGAATTCGGTGAGGACTGTTATGTCTTCGCCGGGATGGGGGACATTCATATTCACGCCCGCGATGATCAGAGTGAGACGCAAACCTATAAAGAGGATTTCCGCACCGCCGCGGCCGCGGCAGTGAACGGCGGGGTCGTGCAAGTCGCCGATATGCCCAACAATCCGGTCGCGCCGATTGATGATGCTTCATATCGGGCGAAGCAGCAGCATCTGGCGGCGCGCAATGTGCCGATACAAGTCACGCTCTACGCAGGAATCGGGCCCGGGACGCGGCCGCTGTCGTTTGCTGTGCCGTACAAGGCCTACATGGGGCCGAGTGTGGGGGATTTGTTTTTCTCGACGTTAGCGGATTTGGATGAGACCCTCGCGCATTATCGTGGGCAGTGCGTGAGTTTTCATTGCGAGGATCCCGAACTGCTCGAACAGCACAAGTCAGCCGCGACACATGAACAACGACGACCGGCGGAGTGTGAACTTTCAGCGACGCGGTTTGCGCTGCAGATGATTGAAAAGTACGAGCTGCGCGGCAAGCTGTGCCATTATTCCGTGGGCGAAGGGCTGCCGTTGATTCGCGCAGCGCGCGCTAAGGGGCTGGACGTGACGTGCGAAGTCACGCCGCACCATTTGTATTACGATGTGTCCGATCTCACCGATGAAAACCGCGGATGGATGCAAATGAATCCCCCCTTGCGAGACATCGCCGACCGCAAGGCGATGCTCGCAGCACTCCACGACGGGACGCTGGATTATCTGGCCACCGATCACGCACCACACACGCTGGAAGAAAACGCCGCCGGCATTTCCGGGCAGCCGCACTTGGATACCTACGGCGAATTCGTCACCTGGCTGATGGCCGAGCAAGGTTTCACCGCCCGGCAAGTCGCCGCGTTTTGTGCGGAGAACCCGGGACGATTCGTGAATCCTTATACAGCACCGTTAAAATTCGGCCGCATCGAGCCGGGATATGTCGCGTCCTTGACGGTGTTAAATCTCGCCCGCCCGACAACCATCCGCCGCGAGAACCTCAAAACTAAATGCGGCTGGTCTCCCTTCGAAGGAGTCACCTTCCCCGGCAGCATCGAAGCCGTCTACATCCGCGGCGAACGCCATAAATAA